GACTTGGAATCGCACACTACGCCATGTTCCCGATCCACAAGCTCCGCACGCACCAACGGCGCGAGCGCAACAATAATCGACGTCGCATAACATCCAGGATTCGCGACGAGTTGCGCTTCGGCAATGCGCTCGCGATTCAGCTCCGGCAAGCCGTACACGGCGGCGTCCGTCAGGCTCGCGGCCGCGCCTGGGTCGGCATCTTCAAATCCGTACACCGCGCGATTGGCTTCATCTCTCAGTCGCCACGCGCCGCTTAAATCGACAACACGCAGACCGCGACGCACCGCCTCCGGAATCAGCTCGCGCGATACCTCATGCGGAGTGGCCGTGAACAACAGGTCAACCCCGGCGTCGTGGAGCTTTGTCCACGAGAACGGTAAAACTGCATACGATCCATTGCCCGACAACTGAGGATAGATATCTTCGAGTGCGAGGTCGCCACCCTCGCCGGTCTCGCGCCGAAGCAGCAGGGGGGGCGCGAGCCGAGGGTGTTTCAGGAGAAAACGCGTGAGTTCGAATCCGGCATAGCCCGTGGGGCCGAGAACTGCTGCCTTAATTTGTGCGCTCATCAGGCAAGCATGCCCCGTATACGAAGGGCGAGCTTGTGCGCGCTTTTCTTCGCCTGTGAAATGACAAGGATCGTGTCATCGCCGGCAACCGTTCCCACGACCTCAGGCCACGATTCCGCATCAAGCGCGACCGCCACGGGCTGCGCCGAACCGGGCACGGTCTTCACGACCAGCAGGTTC
Above is a genomic segment from Clostridia bacterium containing:
- the argC gene encoding N-acetyl-gamma-glutamyl-phosphate reductase; the protein is MSAQIKAAVLGPTGYAGFELTRFLLKHPRLAPPLLLRRETGEGGDLALEDIYPQLSGNGSYAVLPFSWTKLHDAGVDLLFTATPHEVSRELIPEAVRRGLRVVDLSGAWRLRDEANRAVYGFEDADPGAAASLTDAAVYGLPELNRERIAEAQLVANPGCYATSIIVALAPLVRAELVDREHGVVCDSKSGVSGAGKKPTPKTHFVEVAQNLSAYSVFGHRHTGEILEQLGLCPADLIFTPHLLPIPRGILSTIYLRLTRPAEETGIESCFNEFYKGSPWVRVFGAGKLPQIQFSLRTNYCDVGFSLAPDRRRLVLVSCLDNLVKGAAGQAVQNMNVMYGWSEREGLQ